From a single Rutidosis leptorrhynchoides isolate AG116_Rl617_1_P2 chromosome 5, CSIRO_AGI_Rlap_v1, whole genome shotgun sequence genomic region:
- the LOC139848627 gene encoding uncharacterized protein — protein MERPVILCLQETKCGQLKDRWFEIFWGSGDFMYIQKYAQVFSGEMIMVWDPTVFKMKEAIKGGFYLAIKGHVAGCDTEIAVVNVYGPHSTGRKIRFWEKLESLLNFKDMPCLVCGDFNEVHYQSERFNSIFNQSWADLFNQFINKTCLIEVPLGDKKFTRICDNGVKFSKLDRFLVSDQFCHLWPNLTANTLDKHLFVHCPIVLRNGFKDFGPKPIRVFNEWLLLDGAVDIVVNAWNMPVSGNRPDCVLRNRLKNVKEELRKHSRVLNNLEE, from the coding sequence ATGGAAAGGCCTGTAATACTTTGTTTACAGGAAACAAAATGTGGTCAATTAAAGGATCGTTGGTTTGAAATTTTCTGGGGTTCGGGTGACTTTATGTATATACAGAAATATGCTCAAGTTTTCTCGGGCGAAATGATAATGGTGTGGGATCCTACAGTATTCAAGATGAAAGAAGCTATTAAAGGTGGATTTTATCTAGCAATCAAAGGACATGTAGCTGGGTGCGACACTGAAATTGCTGTGGTCAATGTTTATGGACCACACTCTACAGGCAGAAAAATCAGATTTTGGGAAAAATTAGAATCATTGTTGAATTTCAAGGACATGCCATGTTTAGTATGTGGCGACTTTAATGAGGTTCATTACCAAAGTGAACGTTTTAATTCGATTTTCAACCAAAGTTGGGCAGACCTGTTCAATCAGTTTATTAATAAAACCTGCCTAATTGAAGTTCCACTTGGAGATAAAAAGTTCACTCGTATTTGCGATAATGGGGTCAAATTCAGTAAGTTAGACAGGTTCTTGGTATCGGATCAGTTTTGTCATCTCTGGCCGAATCTCACTGCCAACACTCTGGATAAACATTTATTTGTTCACTGCCCTATCGTCTTGCGTAATGGATTTAAAGACTTCGGCCCGAAGCCCATACGAGTCTTTAATGAGTGGCTTCTTTTGGATGGGGCTGTTGATATTGTTGTAAATGCGTGGAATATGCCTGTTTCTGGCAACAGACCAGATTGTGTATTAAGGAACAGGTTAAAGAATGTCAAAGAAGAACTTAGAAAACACAGCCGAGTCTTGAACAATTTGGAGGAATAA